From the genome of Drosophila melanogaster chromosome 2L, one region includes:
- the Hacd1 gene encoding 3-hydroxyacyl-CoA dehydratase 1: MSAKAVSKSSKPGASKEPSAVTKLYLFAYNAGQVVGWSYILWQLVNYYILQGPEFRAQVTLWEYTRLAVIIFQNAAFVEILNASFGLVKSNPVVTGFQVFSRMMVVVGVVMATPTGKVSPGLPIALLAWAITEIIRYGYYALNIVKVVPHFVVFLRYTTFIVLYPIGVTGELLCFWWAQSYARENSVWSVVMPNKWNATFSYFGFLWIVMLGYIPIFPQLYLHMFAQRRKILGGGSSGSPQKKAN, translated from the coding sequence ATGTCAGCAAAGGCAGTGTCCAAGTCCAGCAAACCAGGCGCTTCCAAGGAGCCGTCGGCGGTCACTAAATTGTACCTGTTTGCGTACAACGCCGGCCAGGTGGTCGGATGGAGCTACATCCTGTGGCAGCTGGTCAACTACTACATATTGCAGGGTCCGGAGTTCCGTGCCCAGGTGACGTTGTGGGAGTATACTCGGCTGGCCGTGATCATCTTCCAGAATGCCGCGTTCGTGGAGATACTCAATGCTTCTTTTGGATTGGTCAAGTCGAACCCGGTGGTCACTGGCTTCCAGGTGTTCAGCCGCATGATGGTGGTCGTCGGCGTGGTGATGGCCACGCCTACTGGAAAGGTTTCACCCGGTCTGCCCATCGCCCTGCTGGCCTGGGCCATCACTGAGATCATCCGATATGGATATTACGCTCTGAACATCGTCAAGGTGGTGCCGCATTTTGTGGTGTTCCTGCGCTACACCACATTCATTGTCCTGTATCCCATCGGCGTGACTGGGGAGCTGCTGTGCTTCTGGTGGGCCCAGAGCTATGCCCGTGAGAACAGCGTGTGGAGTGTGGTGATGCCCAACAAGTGGAACGCCACCTTCTCGTATTTTGGATTCCTGTGGATCGTCATGCTCGGCTACATCCCCATCTTCCCGCAGTTGTACTTGCACATGTTCGCCCAGCGCCGTAAGATCCTGGGCGGTGGATCCAGCGGCTCACCCCAGAAGAAGGCCAACTGA